A portion of the Cryptomeria japonica chromosome 5, Sugi_1.0, whole genome shotgun sequence genome contains these proteins:
- the LOC131876181 gene encoding bark lectin-like, protein MGRNNDYGYDSGGLAFFLAPLELEQPQDAYDGGLGLFNLTTFTGPLYQMVAMEFDTFKNLWDPDNNNVGIDVNDVYSNFSVSLSYSSLFNCSCDQHLTNGDTWDAWVDYDGGEKSLQVFLLYNSTNANFSKPKNPLFSYPIDLRSFLPENIKVGLSAATEYSTAMLP, encoded by the coding sequence ATGGGCAGGAACAATGATTATGGATATGATTCTGGAGGTCTTGCGTTTTTCTTGGCACCTTTGGAGCTGGAGCAACCACAGGACGCTTATGACGGAGGTCTCGGCTTGTTTAACTTGACAACTTTTACTGGACCATTATATCAGATGGTTGCTATGGAATTTGACACTTTCAAGAATTTATGGGATCCTGATAACAACAATGTGGGAATCGACGTTAATGACGTTTACTCAAATTTTAGTGTTTCGCTCAGCTACTCCAGTTTATTCAATTGCTCTTGCGACCAACATTTAACAAATGGAGACACATGGGATGCCTGGGTGGATTATGACGGTGGAGAAAAGAGTCTGCAAGTCTTTCTCTTGTATAATTCCACCAACGCTAATTTTTCTAAACCCAAAAACCCGCTGTTTTCCTATCCTATAGATCTGCGCAGCTTTCTTCCAGAAAATATCAAAGTTGGTCTCTCTGCTGCCACTGAATACTCCACAGCTATGTTACCATAA
- the LOC131079770 gene encoding L-type lectin-domain containing receptor kinase IX.1-like has product MVAVEFDTYNNGWDPDDNHVGIDVNSIFSELNVLLNKSAVFNCSCDPHLSNTKTWHAWVDYDGGEHNLQVFLFCCSDSTNVSKPKSPLFNYTIDLRNFLPENIEVGFSASTGDFTETHTVKVWNFSIEYSWEIPAAFDGIGNDKKNRNAVKVILIYVFIIVVVVCSFVFVSGHWLYRKSKKGGKETEESDAELDQWCSQGPRRFSCAELCAATGNFCDKEKLGQGGFGGVYRGILPDTAEAVAVKRISKSSKQGRKEYVSEVTTISRLRHRNLVQLLGWCHQKGELLLVYEYLPNGSLDKHIFGKEEDTLSWEKRYSIACDIASALVYLHEDWEQRFVHRDVKASNVMLDSNFNAKLGDFGLARLMDRDQTASHTTVVAGTRGYLAPECYITGKISPEADVYSFGAVTLEIACGRRPVDRTLEEYNCRLVEWVWDLHGRGKLLDAADEKLGGNFNAEDMERLMVLGLLCSNLDPTSKPKMREVIKILKREARLPYVPLDLPVAVYSQPIQHDMSSGLSTSAAVEICATSTSPAVKASVLSSFTTANSSVKMSSPLLLTTDLASLDNSIEVGI; this is encoded by the coding sequence ATGGTTGCTGTGGAGTTTGACACTTACAACAACGGATGGGATCCTGATGACAATCATGTGGGGATCGACGTCAATAGCATTTTCTCAGAGTTGAATGTTTTACTCAACAAATCCGCTGTATTCAATTGCTCCTGCGACCCACATCTCTCAAACACAAAAACATGGCATGCGTGGGTGGATTATGACGGTGGAGAACATAATCTGCAAGTCTTTCTCTTTTGTTGTTCCGACAGCACTAATGTTTCTAAACCCAAAAGCCCGCTGTTTAACTATACTATAGATCTGCGCAACTTTCTACCAGAAAACATCGAAGTTGGCTTCTCAGCTTCCACTGGAGACTTTACAGAGACACACACTGTTAAAGTTTGGAATTTTTCTATTGAATATTCATGGGAAATCCCAGCTGCTTTCGATGGAATTGGAAATGACAAGAAAAACAGAAATGCTGTCAAAGTTATTTTGATATATGTGTTCATCATCGTTGTGGTCGTATGTAGCTTCGTGTTTGTTAGCGGGCACTGGCTTTACAGAAAAAGCAAAAAAGGAGGAAAGGAGACGGAAGAAAGCGATGCGGAGCTGGATCAATGGTGTTCCCAGGGCCCCCGAAGATTTTCCTGCGCCGAGCTCTGTGCTGCGACAGGAAACTTCTGCGACAAGGAAAAGCTTGGACAGGGCGGCTTCGGTGGCGTCTACAGAGGCATCCTGCCAGATACTGCGGAGGCGGTGGCTGTAAAGAGAATATCCAAAAGTTCCAAACAAGGAAGAAAGGAGTATGTTTCTGAGGTAACCACTATCAGTAGACTCCGACACCGTAACCTTGTGCAGCTTTTAGGATGGTGCCATCAAAAGGGAGAGTTACTTCTGGTCTACGAATACCTGCCAAACGGGAGTCTGGATAAACATATTTTTGGGAAGGAGGAGGATACTCTGTCTTGGGAAAAAAGATATAGTATTGCATGTGACATAGCGTCGGCTCTTGTCTATCTCCACGAAGATTGGGAACAACGTTTTGTTCACCGAGACGTCAAGGCAAGTAACGTAATGCTGGATTCCAATTTCAATGCCAAGCTGGGTGATTTTGGTTTAGCAAGACTGATGGACCGTGATCAGACAGCTTCTCATACGACAGTGGTGGCGGGCACGCGGGGATATTTAGCTCCAGAGTGCTACATAACGGGGAAGATCAGTCCAGAGGCGGACGTGTACAGCTTTGGGGCGGTTACTCTGGAAATTGCCTGCGGAAGGCGACCAGTTGATCGCACCCTTGAAGAATACAATTGCAGACTGGTAGAGTGGGTTTGGGATTTGCATGGAAGAGGAAAGCTCCTGGATGCAGCGGATGAGAAACTGGGTGGAAATTTCAATGCGGAGGACATGGAGCGGCTGATGGTTTTGGGACTGCTGTGCTCCAATCTAGATCCCACATCAAAGCCCAAAATGAGAGAGGTGATAAAGATATTGAAAAGGGAAGCTCGATTGCCATACGTTCCTCTGGATTTGCCGGTAGCTGTGTACAGTCAGCCAATTCAGCATGATATGAGCTCAGGCTTGTCGACCTCAGCGGCTGTTGAAATCTGTGCAACGTCAACCTCTCCGGCCGTCAAGGCGTCGGTTTTGTCGTCCTTTACGACTGCAAATAGCTCGGTAAAAATGTCAAGCCCTCTACTGTTAACGACTGACCTCGCTAGTTTAGACAATTCCATTGAAGTAGGTATTTAG